TTCTGCGGGTTTCGCGGAATCGCTTCCCGTCGATCATGATCTCGATGCGCCAGGAGTTTCCGCGCCTATAGACGGGCATCGCGCCGCTCCTCTCCGTCGAGGAGCGATCGTCCATCGCCGTTGGCTTTGCGTCCGATCCAGGCTTCGAGCTCGGAGCGGCGGAACCGGAGGTGGTTGCCGATCTTGAAGTGCGGGATTTCGTCGCGGTGGGTCAGTCGGTAGACGTAGGACTTCTTGAACTGAAGGAGTTCGCAGACGTCCTCGACGGTGAGTAGACGTTCCATGGGCGTTCCCTCTGTCTTGTCAAAGAGCGGAGGGCTTCTCTCCTCTGCGGCTGCTCAGCGGAAGCCCTGCTGAA
The DNA window shown above is from Candidatus Poribacteria bacterium and carries:
- a CDS encoding helix-turn-helix domain-containing protein; amino-acid sequence: MERLLTVEDVCELLQFKKSYVYRLTHRDEIPHFKIGNHLRFRRSELEAWIGRKANGDGRSLLDGEERRDARL